The following are encoded together in the Drosophila sechellia strain sech25 chromosome 3R, ASM438219v1, whole genome shotgun sequence genome:
- the LOC6606415 gene encoding histone-lysine N-methyltransferase trithorax isoform X2, whose translation MPNEVTRDPSPSSCPAAANGAASGKGSASNGPPAVATSGDGSSPKSGADTGPSTSSTTPKQKKTVTFRNVLETSDDKSVVKRFYNPDIRIPIVSIMKKDSLNRPLNYSRGGECIVRPSILSKILNKNSNIDKLNSLKFRSAAASSSSSNQESGSSSNVFGLSRAFGAPMDEDDEGGVTFRRNDSSEDQNNAEDEEMDDDEDDEEAEEDDENEDDNDEAASEKSAETEKSAGADERDPDEKQLVMDSHFVLPKRSTRSSRIIKPNKRLLEEGAISTKKPSSLGDSKAKNVFGASSSSVGSTASTFSASTNLKLGKETFFNFGTLKPNSSAAGNFVLRQPRLQFQADNQQAPFTAPKACPTSPSAIPKPANSLATSSFGSLASTSSSTVTPTTSACSICSAVVSSKEVAQARKYGVVACDVCRKFFSKMTKKSISANSSTANTSSGSQQYLQCKGSEGSPCSIHSAKSQLKNFKKFYKDRCTACWLKKCMISFQLPAAHRSRLSAILPPGMRGESASREEKSAELLSPTGSLRFTSTASSSSPSVVASTSVKWKSSGDSTSALTSIKPNPLAENNVTFGSTPLLRPAILEKPLFLKISNAADQKLTAAEAISPSLTKKTSKQEKEKVKESEQSEKLLSPTQAATKKPGAAEAPVAEAQPQKEEAPQTSTTTQPSASNGASQGVPQAELASETNATGDTLKRQRIDLKGPRVKHVCRSASIVLGQPLATFGEDQQPEDAADMQQEIAAPVPSAITEPSPEKPTQIVTDENDNCASCKTSPVGEESKPSKSSGSAQAEVKKSTAGGKEGAASAAGVPSAKVTTRNAAVASSLIVAASKKQRNGDIATSSSVTQSSNQTQGRKTKEHRQQRTLISIDFWENYDPAEVCQTGFGLIVTETVAQRALCFLCGSTGLDPLIFCACCCEPYHQYCVQDEYNLKHGSFEDTTLMGSLLETTVNASTGPSSSLNQLTQRLNWLCPRCTVCYTCNMSSGSKVKCQKCQKNYHSTCLGTSKRLLGADRPLICVNCLKCKSCSTTKVSKFVGNLPMCTGCFKLRKKGNFCPICQRCYDDNDFDLKMMECGDCGQWVHSKCEGLSDEQYNLLSTLPESIEFICKKCARRNESSKIKAEEWRQAVMEEFKASLYSVLKLLSKSRQACALLKLSPRKKLRCTCGASSNQGKLQPKALQFSSGSDNGLGSDGESQNSDDVYEFKDQQQQQRNANMNKPRVKSLPCSCQQHISHPQSFSLVDIKQKIAGNSYVSLAEFNYDMSQVIQQSNCDELDIAYKELLSEQFPWFQNETKACTDALEEDMFESCSGGNYEDVQDAGGVSASVYNEHSTSQAESRSGVLDIPLEEVDDFGSCGIKMRLDTRVCLFCRKSGEGLSGEEARLLYCGHDCWVHTNCAMWSAEVFEEIDGSLQNVHSAVARGRMIKCTVCGNRGATVGCNVRSCGEHYHYPCARSIDCAFLTDKSMYCPAHAKNGNALKANGSPSVTYESNFEVSRPVYVELDRKRKKLIEPARVQFHIGSLEVRQLGAIVPRFSDSYEAVVPINFLCSRLYWSSKEPWKIVEYTVRTTIQNSSSTLTALDVGRNYTVDHTNPNSKEVQLGMAQIARWHTSLARSEFLENGGADWSGEFPNPNSCVPPNENTEEEPQQQADLLPPEIKDAIFEDLPHELLDGISMLDIFLYDDKTDLFAISEQSKDGTQAMTSNQAQNQNQQTGGANSVSICDEDTRNSNTSLGNGWPASNPVEDAMLSAARNSSQVQMLKTLAWPKLDGNSAMATAIKRRKLSKNLAEGVFLTLSSQQRNKKEMATVAGVSRRQSISETSVEGVATTSGSVRSKSFTWSAAKRYFEKSEGREEAAKMRIMQMDGVDDSITEFRIISGDGNLSTAQFSGQVKCDRCQCTYRNYDAFQRHLPSCSATMSSNETESDVSGQGITNNATQISAESLNELQKQLLANAGGLNYLQSATSFPQVQSLGSLGQFGLQGLQQLQLQPQSLGNGFFLSQPNPATQANTDDLQIYANSLQSLAANLGGGFTLAQPTVTAPAQPQLIAVSTNPDGTQQFIQIPQTMQATTTPTATYQTLQATNTDKKIMLPLTPAGKPLKTVATKAAQQAAVKQRQLKSGHQVKPIQAKLQPHPQQHQQQQQTQVQQPITVMGQNLLQPQLLFQSSTQTQAPQIILPQAQPQNIISFVTGDGSQGQPLQYISIPTAGEYKPQPQPTATPTFLTTAPGGGATYLQTDASGNLVLTTTPTNSGLQMLTAQSLQAQPQVIGTLIQPQTIQLGGGADGNQPGGNQQPLILGGTGGGSTGLEFATTSPQVILATQPMYYGLETIVQNTVMSSQQFVSTAMPGMLSQNASFSATTTQVFQASKIEPIVDLPAGYVVLNNTGDASSAGTFLNAASVLQQQTQDDTTTQILQNANFQFQSVPTSSGASTSMDYTSPVMVTAKIPPVTQMKRTNAQAKAAGISGVGKVPPQPQVVNKVLPTSIVTQQSQVQLKNSNLKQSQVKGKAASGTGTTCGAPPSIASKPLQKKTNMIRPIHKLEVKPKVMKPTPKVQSQNHSLLQQQQQQQPQLQQQIPAVVVNQVPKVTISQQRIPAQPQQQQLQQAQMIHIPQQQQPLQQQQVQVQPSMPIITLAESPVVQSQFMMEPQVLEQQELANRVQHFSTSSSSSSSNCSLPTNVVNPMQQQAPPTTSSSTTRPTNRVLPMQQRQEPAPLSNECPVVPSPTPPKPVEQPIIHQMTSASVSKCYAQKSTLPSPVYEAELKASSVLESIVPDVTMDAIMEEQPVTESIYTEGLYEKNSPGESKTEQLLLQQQQREQLNQQLVNNGYLLDKHTFQVEPMDTDVYREEDLEEEEDEDDDFSLKMATSACNDHEMSDSEEPAVKDKISKILDNLTNEDCADSIATATTMEVDASAGYQQMVEDVLATTAAQSAPTEEFEGALETAAVEAAATYINEMADAHVLELKQLQNGVELELRRRKEEQRTVSQEQEQSKAAIVPTAAAPEPPPPIQEPKKMTGPHLLYEIQSEDGFTYKSSSITEIWEKVFEAVQVARRAHGLTPLPEGPLADMGGIQMIGLKTNALKYLIEQLPGVEKCSKYTPKYHKRNGNVSTAANGVHGGNLGGSSASAALSVSGGDSHGLLDYGSDQDELQENAYDCARCEPYANRSEYDMFSWLASRHRKQPIQVFVQPSDNELVPRRGTGSNLPMAMKYRTLKETYKDYVGVFRSHIHGRGLYCTKDIEAGEMVIEYAGELIRSTLTDKRERYYDSRGIGCYMFKIDDNLVVDATMRGNAARFINHCCEPNCYSKVVDILGHKHIIIFALRRIVQGEELTYDYKFPFEDEKIPCSCGSKRCRKYLN comes from the exons ATGCCCAATGAAGTTACCCGCGATCCCTCTCCATCCAGCTGCCCTGCAGCGGCAAATGGAGCAGCATCGGGAAAAGGATCTGCTTCCAATGGACCGCCAGCAGTGGCCACTTCTGGGGACGGCAGTAGTCCCAAATCTGGAGCGGATACGGGACCATCGACGTCATCAACGACACCTAAGCAAAAGAAGACGGTGACGTTTAGAAACGTGCTGGAGACAAGCGATGATAAGTCGGTTGTGAAGCGGTTCTACAATCCAGACATCCGCATACCAATTGTCTCAATTATGAAGAAGGATTCCCTAAACCGACCGCTGAATTACTCCAGAGGAGGCGAGTGCATCGTGCGACCCTCCATTTTGTCCAAGATACTCAACAAAAACTCCAACATCGATAAGCTGAACTCTCTTAAATTTCGATCGGCGGCAGCGAGCTCATCTTCTTCAAATCAGGAATCAGGATCCTCTTCAAATGTGTTTGGCTTATCCCGCGCTTTTGGCGCTCCCATGGATGAAGATGATGAGGGTGGCGTTACCTTCCGTCGCAATGATTCTTCAGAAGATCAAAACAACGCGGAGGACGAAGAAATGGATGACGATGAGGACGACGAAGAAGCCGAGGAGGACGATGAAAATGAGGATGATAATGATGAAGCAGCATCCGAAAAGAGTGCAGAAACCGAGAAAAGTGCCGGAGCTGATGAGCGGGATCCGGATGAGAAGCAATTGGTTATGGACTCGCATTTCGTGTTGCCCAAAAGGAGTACACGATCCTCGCGGATCATCAAGCCCAACAAGAGATTGCTAGAAGAGGGTGCTATTAGTACCAAGAAACCTTCTTCTCTTGGCGACTCTAAAGCCAAAAACGTCTTCGGAGCATCTTCCTCAAGTGTGGGTTCCACGGCATCAACATTCTCCGCATCAACGAATCTGAAGCTTGGCAAGGAGACCTTCTTCAACTTTGGCACCCTGAAGCCAAATAGTAGTGCAGCTGGAAACTTTGTTTTGAGGCAACCTCGTCTGCAATTCCAGGCAGACAACCAGCAGGCACCATTCACGGCTCCAAAAGCGTGCCCCACATCACCCAGTGCCATTCCGAAACCAGCTAATTCCTTGGCGACTTCGTCTTTTGGATCGTTAGCCAGCACGAGTTCATCAACAG TAACACCTACTACCAGTGCCTGCTCCATATGCTCAGCGGTGGTCAGCAGCAAAGAGGTGGCCCAAGCCCGTAAGTACGGAGTTGTGGCGTGCGACGTGTGCAGGAAGTTCTTCTCAAAGATGACCAAGAAATCTATATCGGCCAATTCGAGCACTGCGAATACGTCCTCCGGCAGCCAACAGTATCTGCAATGCAAAGGAAGTGAAG GATCACCTTGCAGCATTCATTCAGCCAAGAGCCAGTTGAAAAACTTCAAGAAGTTTTACAAGGATCGGTGCACTGCGTGTTGGCTGAAAAAATGTATGATCTCGTTTCAGCTTCCTGCAGCTCATAGAAGCAGGTTAAGTGCTATATTGCCACCGGGTATGCGAGGAGAGTCCGCTTCCCGAGAAGAAAAATCTGCGGAACTGCTTTCTCCAACAGGCAGTCTGAGATTTACTTCTACTGCGTCCTCTTCTTCTCCTTCGGTGGTTGCTTCTACGTCTGTGAAGTGGAAGTCCAGTGGTGACTCCACTTCTGCATTGACTTCGATAAAGCCCAATCCGCTGGCGGAGAACAATGTCACATTTGGCAGTACTCCTCTGCTGCGTCCTGCGATTTTGGAGAAGCCCCTTTTCCTGAAGATAAGCAATGCAGCGGATCAAAAACTTACAGCTGCTGAAGCAATCAGTCCCAGCTTGACAAAAAAGACCAGCAAACAGGAGAAAGAAAAAGTAAAGGAATCGGAACAGAGCGAAAAGCTTCTAAGTCCCACACAGGCAGCCACGAAGAAACCTGGAGCAGCAGAAGCTCCAGTTGCAGAAGCTCAACCTCAAAAAGAGGAGGCACCACAAACGTCTACCACCACCCAGCCATCTGCTTCCAATGGAGCTTCTCAAGGTGTTCCTCAAGCAGAACTTGCTAGTGAAACGAATGCTACAGGCGACACCCTCAAACGACAAAGGATTGATCTAAAGGGACCTCGAGTAAAACATGTGTGCCGCAGTGCCTCCATTGTCCTCGGGCAACCTTTGGCTACCTTTGGCGAGGATCAGCAACCTGAGGATGCGGCTGATATGCAGCAAGAAATAGCTGCTCCAGTGCCATCAGCAATTACAGAGCCTTCACCTGAAAAACCAACTCAAATTGTTACAGATGAGAACGATAATTGTGCTAGCTGTAAAACGTCTCCTGTTGGTGAAGAATCGAAACCCAGCAAGTCCTCTGGCAGTGCCCAAGCTGAAGTTAAAAAATCAACAGCGGGAGGTAAAGAAGGGGCAGCAAGTGCAGCTGGAGTCCCATCTGCAAAGGTTACAACACGAAATGCAGCGGTTGCGTCCAGTCTAATAGTGGCTGCCAGCAAAAAACAGCGAAACGGGGACATTGCTACCTCAAGTTCGGTCACTCAATCGTCAAATCAAACCCAGGGACGCAAAACTAAGGAGCATCGACAGCAGCGTACACTGATATCCATAGATTTCTGGGAGAATTATGATCCTGCTGAAGTGTGCCAAACTGGTTTTGGTTTGATAGTAACGGAAACAGTGGCTCAGAGGGCTCTGTGTTTCCTATGCGGCTCTACAGGCTTGGATCCGCTGATCTTTTGCGCCTGCTGTTGTGAGCCCTATCATCAGTACTGTGTCCAAGATGAATATAATCTGAAACATGGCTCTTTTGAGGATACCACGCTAATGGGCAGCCTTCTGGAAACGACGGTAAATGCCTCCACGGGACCATCTTCATCCTTAAATCAGCTAACACAGCGCTTGAATTGGCTGTGTCCTCGATGCACCGTTTGCTACACCTGCAATATGTCATCAGGGTCCAAAGTCAAGTGCCAGAAGTGTCAAAAGAACTATCATAGCACCTGCTTGGGCACTAGCAAGAGACTTCTTGGAGCTGATCGTCCGTTAATATGTGTCAATTGCTTAAAATGCAAGTCTTGCTCCACCACAAAAGTATCGAAATTTGTGGGTAACCTGCCGATGTGTACGGGTTGCTTTAAGCTGCGCAAGAAGGGCAACTTTTGTCCAATATGCCAGAGATGCTATGATGACAAcgattttgatttgaaaatgaTGGAGTGTGGTGACTGTGGTCAATGGGTTCATTCCAAGTGCGAAGGTCTCAGCGATGAACAGTACAATCTATTGAGCACCCTACCGGAATCAATAGAGTTTATCTGCAAGAAATGTGCCCGCAGGAATGAGAGTTCTAAGATCAAGGCTGAGGAATGGCGACAGGCCGTAATGGAGGAGTTCAAAGCCAGTCTCTACAGCGTTTTGAAACTTCTCAGCAAATCTCGGCAAGCTTGTGCCCTTCTCAAACTAAGTCCCCGCAAGAAACTGCGCTGCACCTGCGGAGCATCCTCAAACCAAGGGAAACTTCAACCAAAAGCCCTTCAGTTCAGTAGTGGATCGGATAACGGTTTGGGCAGCGATGGTGAGTCTCAAAACAGCGACGATGTGTATGAGTTCAAggatcagcagcaacaacaacggaaTGCAAACATGAACAAGCCACGAGTAAAATCCCTGCCCTGCTCTTGCCAACAGCACATCAGTCATCCGCAATCTTTTAGCCTGGTGGATATTAAGCAGAAGATTGCTGGCAACTCATATGTTTCCCTGGCGGAATTCAACTATGACATGAGTCAAGTGATCCAACAGAGTAATTGCGATGAACTGGACATTGCCTACAAAGAGCTGTTGAGTGAGCAGTTCCCATGGTtccaaaacgaaacgaaagccTGCACCGATGCCTTGGAGGAGGATATGTTTGAGTCCTGCTCTGGAGGCAACTACGAGGATGTGCAAGATGCCGGAGGAGTAAGTGCTTCTGTTTACAACGAGCATTCGACTTCACAGGCAGAATCTCGATCTGGTGTTTTGGATATTCCCCTAGAGGAAGTTGACGACTTTGGCAGTTGTGGCATTAAGATGCGATTAGATACCAGAGTGTGTCTTTTCTGTAGAAAGAGTGGCGAAGGCTTATCAGGCGAGGAAGCTCGACTCCTGTACTGCGGTCACGACTGCTGGGTTCACACCAATTGTGCCATGTGGTCTGCGGAAGTGTTCGAGGAGATTGACGGTTCACTTCAAAATGTCCACAGTGCGGTGGCCAGGGGCAGGATGATCAAGTGTACGGTATGTGGAAACCGAGGAGCCACTGTCGGATGCAATGTGCGATCTTGTGGCGAACACTATCACTATCCATGTGCCAGAAGCATCGACTGCGCTTTTCTCACAGATAAGTCCATGTATTGTCCTGCACATGCCAAGAATGGAAATGCCTTGAAAGCCAATGGATCGCCCAGTGTAACATACGAATCCAACTTTGAGGTTTCCCGACCCGTGTATGTGGAATTGGatagaaaaaggaaaaaactgATAGAACCGGCTCGTGTGCAATTTCACATTGGATCTTTGGAGGTGCGCCAACTGGGAGCTATAGTTCCCAGATTTTCGGACTCCTACGAAGCCGTGGTACCTATTAATTTCCTGTGCAGTCGTCTGTACTGGTCTTCAAAGGAGCCCTGGAAAATCGTTGAGTATACAGTGCGCACCACAATACAGAACAGTTCGTCAACTCTAACAGCCCTGGATGTGGGTCGGAATTATACGGTAGATCACACAAATCCAAATAGCAAGGAGGTTCAGTTGGGTATGGCGCAAATTGCTCGATGGCACACAAGTCTAGCGAGGAGTGAATTTCTGGAGAATGGCGGAGCCGACTGGAGCGGTGAATTCCCGAATCCCAACTCTTGTGTACCACCGAATGAAAACACCGAAGAGGAACCGCAACAGCAGGCTGATTTACTTCCCCCAGAGATTAAAGATGCCATATTCGAAGATCTTCCCCACGAGCTGCTCGATGGCATCTCCATGCTGGACATATTCTTGTATGACGATAAGACAGACTTGTTTGCCATAAGTGAACAATCCAAGGATGGCACTCAGGCAATGACTTCCAATCAGgctcaaaatcaaaatcaacaaACAGGTGGAGCTAATTCTGTGAGCATTTGTGATGAGGATACCCGCAATTCAAATACGAGCTTGGGAAATGGTTGGCCAGCCAGCAATCCTGTGGAGGATGCGATGTTATCCGCAGCTCGAAACTCCAGCCAAGTGCAGATGCTCAAGACACTAGCTTGGCCAAAGCTCGACGGGAATAGCGCCATGGCCACCGCTATAAAAAGGCGAAAGCTGTCGAAAAACCTGGCTGAAGGAGTATTTTTAACCCTAAGCAGTCAGCAAAGGAACAAAAAGGAGATGGCCACGGTGGCAGGCGTGTCGAGGAGGCAATCTATCAGTGAGACATCCGTCGAAGGAGTCGCCACCACATCTGGATCTGTGAGAAGCAAGAGTTTCACCTGGAGTGCAGCAAAGCGTTATTTCGAAAAGAGTGAAGGGCGCGAGGAAGCAGCTAAGATGAGGATAATGCAAATGGATGGCGTGGACGATTCAATTACCGAATTTCGCATAATTTCCGGAGATGGAAATCTATCAACAGCTCAGTTTAGCGGCCAAGTTAAATGCGATCGGTGTCAGTGCACCTACAGAAATTACGACGCCTTCCAGCGGCATTTACCATCCTGCAGTGCTACAATGTCCTCCAATGAAACGGAATCTGACGTCAGCGGGCAAGGAATTACTAATAATGCTACCCAGATCAGTGCGGAAAGCTTGAACGAGCTGCAAAAACAACTTCTCGCGAATGCAGGAGGTTTAAATTACCTTCAATCAGCAACATCGTTTCCCCAAGTTCAGAGCCTGGGCTCCCTGGGACAGTTTGGCTTACAGGGATTACAGCAGCTTCAACTACAACCCCAATCCCTGGGCAATGGATTTTTCCTATCCCAGCCGAATCCGGCTACCCAAGCAAACACGGACGATTTGCAAATCTATGCGAATTCACTGCAAAGTTTGGCTGCCAATCTGGGTGGAGGTTTCACGCTAGCTCAACCTACGGTGACAGCTCCAGCACAGCCTCAATTAATTGCTGTTTCCACCAATCCGGATGGTACTCAGCAGTTTATCCAAATCCCCCAAACGATGCAGGCCACAACGACACCAACAGCAACCTATCAGACCCTGCAGGCCACCAATACGGATAAGAAGATCATGCTTCCCCTTACTCCAGCTGGAAAGCCACTGAAGACAGTGGCCACCAAAGCAGCGCAACAGGCGGCAGTCAAACAGAGGCAGTTGAAGTCAGGACACCAGGTGAAGCCGATTCAGGCCAAGTTGCAACCGCACCCtcagcagcatcaacagcagcagcagactcAGGTGCAACAGCCCATCACTGTTATGGGGCAGAATCTCCTCCAGCCGCAGCTGTTGTTCCAGAGCAGCACCCAGACTCAGGCCCCGCAGATAATCTTGCCTCAAGCTCAGCCCCAGAACATCATTTCGTTTGTGACTGGAGACGGAAGCCAAGGACAGCCACTGCAGTACATCTCCATACCAACAGCGGGGGAGTATAAGCCCCAGCCGCAGCCTACGGCAACGCCTACTTTCCTGACAACTGCACCCGGTGGAGGTGCTACCTATTTGCAAACGGATGCGAGTGGAAACTTAGTGCTTACTACCACACCCACCAACTCCGGATTGCAAATGTTGACGGCGCAATCCCTCCAAGCGCAACCTCAAGTAATAGGAACGCTCATCCAGCCCCAAACCATTCAGTTGGGAGGAGGCGCTGATGGCAACCAGCCAGGCGGTAATCAGCAACCCTTAATATTAGGTGGTACAGGCGGAGGATCCACTGGCCTGGAATTTGCCACCACCTCTCCCCAGGTAATTCTCGCCACACAACCGATGTACTATGGACTGGAGACGATTGTCCAGAATACGGTCATGTCGTCACAACAGTTTGTTTCCACTGCAATGCCAGGAATGCTTAGCCAGAATGCCAGTTTCTCAGCAACCACTACACAGGTGTTCCAGGCGAGTAAAATCGAACCGATTGTTGATCTGCCCGCTGGCTATGTGGTGCTCAATAACACAGGAGATGCATCCAGTGCGGGCACATTCCTAAACGCAGCCAGTGTGCTGCAACAGCAAACGCAGGACGACACAACAACGCAGATACTGCAGAACGCTAACTTCCAGTTCCAGTCGGTGCCCACATCTTCAGGAGCCTCCACATCAATGGATTACACCTCTCCTGTAATGGTCACAGCGAAGATCCCGCCAGTAACTCAGATGAAGAGAACGAATGCCCAAGCCAAGGCAGCGGGAATTTCGGGAGTGGGCAAGGTGCCACCACAACCACAGGTGGTCAACAAGGTGTTGCCCACCAGTATAGTCACCCAGCAGTCTCAAGTACAGTTGAAGAACTCCAATCTCAAACAATCTCAGGTTAAGGGCAAAGCCGCTTCCGGAACGGGAACAACTTGTGGAGCACCACCCAGTATTGCTTCGAAGCCTCTTCAGAAGAAAACCAACATGATACGACCCATTCACAAGCTGGAAGTGAAACCCAAAGTGATGAAGCCTACGCCGAAGGTACAAAGTCAAAATCACTCCTtgttgcagcaacagcaacagcagcagccacagttgcagcagcagattCCAGCCGTGGTGGTCAATCAGGTGCCGAAGGTTACGATCTCACAGCAGCGAATCCCCGCgcaaccgcagcagcaacagctgcagcaGGCGCAGATGATCCATATTcctcagcagcaacaaccgcTCCAGCAACAACAGGTGCAGGTGCAGCCTTCAATGCCCATTATAACACTCGCTGAGTCACCAGTAGTGCAATCGCAATTCATGATGGAACCTCAAGTtttggagcagcaggagctggCTAACCGCGTGCAGCATTTCTCCACAAGTAGCAGCAGTAGTAGTAGCAACTGCTCGCTGCCCACCAATGTGGTTAATCCTATGCAACAACAAGCACCACCAACCACCAGCAGCTCCACAACTAGGCCTACGAATCGGGTGCTACCGATGCAGCAGCGCCAGGAACCTGCTCCGTTGTCCAACGAGTGCCCCGTAGTTCCGTCACCCACTCCTCCGAAACCTGTTGAACAGCCTATAATCCATCAAATGACTAGCGCCAGTGTGTCCAAGTGCTATGCCCAGAAGTCAACACTACCATCACCAGTTTACGAGGCGGAACTCAAAGCTAGTTCAGTTTTGGAAAGCATTGTGCCAGATGTCACAATGGATGCAATCATGGAGGAACAGCCGGTAACGGAGTCCATCTACACGGAGGGACTCTACGAGAAGAATTCGCCGGGGGAGTCGAAGACTGAACAGCTACTTCttcaacaacagcagcgagAGCAACTTAATCAACAATTGGTCAACAACGGGTATCTGCTCGATAAGCACACCTTCCAAGTGGAGCCAATGGATACGGATGTCTACAGGGAGGAAGACCTcgaagaggaggaggacgaaGATGATGATTTCAGCTTGAAAATGGCCACATCGGCGTGCAACGATCACGAGATGTCCGACAGTGAAGAGCCGGCGGTCAAGGATAAGATCAGTAAAATTCTGGACAACCTAACCAACGAGGACTGTGCAGATTCAATAGCCACTGCGACGACGATGGAAGTGGATGCCAGCGCTGGTTACCAGCAAATGGTGGAGGATGTCCTAGCCACAACTGCAGCACAATCTGCTCCCACCGAAGAGTTCGAAGGCGCTCTAGAAACTGCAGCTGTGGAAGCCGCTGCCACCTATATCAACGAGATGGCCGATGCTCATGTACTGGAACTTAAGCAGCTGCAAAATGGAGTGGAACTAGAGCTCAGGAGGAGAAAAGAAGAGCAACGAACGGTATCGCAAGAACAGGAGCAATCAAAGGCCGCCATCGTACCTACAGCAGCTGCTCCAGAACCACCGCCACCTATTCAAGAGCCCAAAAAAATGACTGGTCCACATCTGCTTTATGAAATCCAAAGCGAAGATGGGTTTACGTACAAATCGAGTTCCATAACTGAGATTTGGGAGAAGGTCTTTGAGGCAGTACAGGTGGCCAGGCGGGCACATGGACTTACTCCGCTGCCCGAGGGTCCTCTAGCCGATATGGGTGGCATCCAGATGATAGGTCTTAAAACAAATGCCCTTAAGTACCTAATTGAACAGTTGCCAGGCGTGGAAAAGTGCTCAAAATATACTCCCAAGTATCACAAGCGCAATGGCAACGTGTCCACAGCGGCGAATGGAGTACATGGAGGCAACTTAGGCGGAAGTAGTGCATCAGCTGCCCTATCAGTGTCTGGTGGAGATTCACATGGTCTGCTCGACTATGGATCGGATCAGGATGAATTGCAGGAAAATGCTTACGATTGCGCCCGATGTGAGCCTTATGCCAACCGCAGCGAGTATGACATGTTTAGTTGGTTGGCCTCCAGACATCGCAAGCAGCCCATCCAGGTGTTCGTCCAGCCGTCCGACAATGAACTGGTGCCCAG aaGGGGAACTGGTAGCAACCTACCCATGGCCATGAAGTATCGGACTCTTAAGGAGACTTACAAGGATTATGTTGGAGTCTTCAGATCCCATATCCATGGACGAGGCCTCTACTGCACTAAGGACATTGAAGCAG GTGAAATGGTTATCGAATACGCCGGTGAGTTGATTCGCTCTACACTGACAGACAAAAGGGAACGCTACTACGACAGCCGCGGCATTGGGTGCTATATGTTCAAAATCGACGATAACCTTGTAGTGGATGCCACGATGCGCGGCAATGCGGCGCGTTTCATCAATCACTGCTGTGAG CCGAATTGCTACTCAAAAGTGGTGGACATCTTAGGGCACAAGCACATCATCATCTTTGCACTGCGCCGAATCGTGCAGGGCGAGGAGCTTACCTACGACTACAAATTCCCATTCGAGGATGAGAAGATACCTTGCTCATGCGGTTCCAAAAGGTGTCGGAAGTACTTAAATTAA